Proteins encoded together in one Hemiscyllium ocellatum isolate sHemOce1 chromosome 31, sHemOce1.pat.X.cur, whole genome shotgun sequence window:
- the nufip2 gene encoding FMR1-interacting protein NUFIP2 — protein sequence MDEKCGREQPSAPAPLTNGDAQQQQAAGDLITKVSDVSDGQKTKKKKKKTGFEELNGDAGSEDEVEFAASQETEEVNLISSSATNGRKQFLDTNFNPRHTTKTITYNRVGNKTKSYNHKNSMDKKNDKVFDNKSRDNRSIEKKEALSFLNGVITSSSGYITNGFSVKNSADNDGSGSESGYTTPKKRKGRRNSDKSIENLNLFQDKIMQHEGNPSPPKLDLENAKLEISEQKTNRLENAKPSGRYELTAVSPVTARAKMGAGETQRKNSDGKPSGGKKFEDRPKSKAASVTSKEDSWTLFKPPPVFPVDNSSAKIVPKISYASKVKENLNKSPSNQSLAVDTQALASGRLSQVPMSAVKAVTSSSFSNGLASGVTDGHIAVSGVHTVTAANTVVPASSGSETSVSPDGSDPMAMEQRKQGLFFYPSNMQSVLPSTKPVELPSQTTQQNLGDIFQNQWGLSFINEPSAGPELATARSVDNPPLEVTFQAECAASLVSQGAELLSTGPEIAVFPKAYELDKRTSPQVLSSVMKTATVAAGVSAEGMSLPMEPHVNDLQKMAATSQSAIVFVPKDFGSETPQQASSTNALVPSAKENPRYHRGFDRKDSFGSFDLKSAVMYHTKEMDSIWNLHKQDPSRVVTYDESMDRPDQ from the exons ATGGACGAAAAGTGCGGCCGCGAGCAGCCCTCAGCTCCCGCTCCTCTCACCAATGGAGACGCCCAACAGCAGCAGGCCGCCGGCGACTTAATCACCAAAGTAAGCGATGTCTCAGACGGTCAGAAAAcgaagaaaaagaagaagaaaacag GTTTTGAAGAATTAAATGGTGATGCTGGATCAGAAGACGAGGTTGAATTTGCAGCAAGCCAGGAAACCGAAGAAGTAAATTTGATTTCTTCCAGCGCAACTAATGGCAGAAAGCAATTTTTAGACACTAATTTCAACCCCAGGCACACAACAAAAACTATCACTTATAACCGAGTGGGTAATAAAACAAAGAGTTATAATCACAAAAACAGTATggacaaaaaaaatgacaaagtCTTTGATAATAAATCTAGGGATAACAGATCAATTGAAAAGAAGGAGGCATTGTCATTTCTCAATGGTGTTATAACTAGCAGCTCTGGGTATATTACAAATGGATTTTCTGTCAAGAATTCAGCCGACAATGATGGTAGTGGATCTGAGAGTGGTTACACCACACCGAAGAAACGTAAAGGCAGGAGGAATAGTGACAAAAGTATTGAGAACTTAAATCTATTTCAAGACAAAATCATGCAGCACGAGGGGAACCCAAGTCCTCCAAAGTTGGATCTTGAAAATGCCAAACTTGAGATATCTGAGCAAAAGACAAATCGTCTAGAAAATGCTAAGCCCAGTGGAAGGTATGAACTCACAGCAGTTAGTCCAGTCACAGCTCGAGCGAAGATGGGAGCTGGTGAAACCCAACGGAAGAACTCTGATGGAAAACCTAGTGGTGGTAAAAAGTTTGAAGACCGGCCTAAATCAAAGGCAGCATCTGTAACTTCAAAGGAAGACTCTTGGACACTATTTAAACCACCTCCAGTCTTCCCAGTGGACAACAGTAGTGCAAAAATTGTTCCCAAGATTAGTTATGCAAGTAAAGTTAAAGAGAACCTCAACAAATCACCCTCAAATCAGTCATTGGCTGTGGACACTCAGGCACTAGCTTCAGGTCGTTTGTCACAGGTTCCTATGTCTGCTGTGAAAGCTGTCACCTCATCTAGCTTCTCTAACGGTTTGGCTTCAGGAGTGACTGATGGGCATATTGCTGTTTCAGGAGTCCACACAGTTACTGCTGCTAATACTGTAGTGCCTGCCTCCTCTGGGAGTGAGACTTCTGTGTCCCCTGATGGCTCAGACCCAATGGCCATGGAACAAAGAAAGCAGGGTCTCTTTTTCTACCCTTCAAATATGCAATCTGTGCTTCCTAGCACGAAGCCAGTGGAACTGCCGTCACAGACAACTCAACAAAACCTGGGGGATATTTTCCAGAACCAATGGGGATTATCTTTTAtaaatgagccaagtgctggcccTGAGTTAGCCACTGCAAGATCTGTGGACAACCCACCTCTGGAGGTGACGTTTCAAGCTGAATGTGCTGCCTCTTTGGTTTCACAGGGTGCTGAACTGCTTTCAACAGGACCTGAAATTGCTGTGTTTCCAAAGGCTTATGAATTAGACAAACGGACTAGCCCTCAGGTTCTCAGCAGTGTCATGAAGACTGCCACAGTGGCTGCTGGTGTTTCTGCTGAGGGCATGTCCTTGCCTATGGAACCACATGTTAATGACCTGCAAAAGATGGCTGCTACAAGCCAAAGTGCAATAGTTTTTGTCCCAAAAGACTTTGGGAGTGAAACACCACAACAAGCCTCTTCTACCAATGCTTTGGTGCCGTCAGCCAAAGAAAACCCAAGGTACCACAGAGGCTTTGACAGAAAGGACAGCTTTGGGTCATTTGACTTGAAATCTGCTGTTATGTATCACACTAAAG